One window of the Thermofilum sp. genome contains the following:
- a CDS encoding HEPN domain-containing protein, translating to MSLSEGTLSKLSAYYTVARYPNAGVERPSEEITREQAEEAVSTARGVLDEVAKALQDP from the coding sequence CTGTCTCTCAGCGAAGGAACTCTCTCCAAACTCTCGGCGTACTACACGGTAGCTAGGTACCCGAATGCCGGCGTGGAGAGGCCCTCCGAGGAGATCACAAGGGAGCAGGCGGAGGAAGCTGTCTCGACGGCTAGAGGGGTCTTGGATGAGGTCGCGAAAGCTCTTCAAGACCCGTAG
- a CDS encoding type III-B CRISPR module-associated Cmr3 family protein, which yields MSGVSVYQVRIKPLEPLMLRGPGEFDPSARGVSAAAVSQAFLAPSTVAGLLVSLLLRRPVEPVSSWTCYVDRMLELLNKLGIRWIRGPYLAQGSTPYVPIRAGGDLFFIDLNQLAYHFKRELANIEKGDLEGFISRLRQIQDRAEPRLQERVGIALTAREGLKAVREGFLYTASYVSVRCDYIAVEIGSDSGAAPGSLARLNGAAAAVGGEGRVARLEVLGVDGGVAELVAGSEFEGGYAVLLSPLVLRSPMRIERKGGRVSVKVGDKCFLELISGTVGLRGLGFSIAERSRKPVYPAILEGSIVKLCEGQRYTRDVGPYANVPGGALLELLGRIGYGSLAALG from the coding sequence GTGAGCGGTGTATCGGTCTACCAAGTCAGGATAAAACCGCTGGAGCCGCTCATGCTGCGGGGTCCCGGCGAGTTCGACCCCTCGGCACGCGGGGTGAGCGCAGCCGCTGTCTCGCAGGCCTTTCTCGCCCCTAGCACCGTCGCTGGGCTCTTAGTATCCCTCCTCCTAAGGCGGCCAGTGGAGCCCGTTTCGAGCTGGACGTGCTACGTGGATAGGATGCTCGAGCTGCTCAACAAGCTGGGCATCAGGTGGATCCGCGGCCCCTACCTGGCCCAGGGCTCCACCCCTTACGTTCCGATCAGGGCAGGTGGCGACCTCTTCTTCATCGATCTAAACCAGCTCGCCTACCACTTCAAACGGGAGCTCGCCAATATCGAGAAGGGGGATCTCGAGGGCTTCATAAGCAGATTACGGCAGATCCAGGACCGCGCAGAGCCCCGCCTGCAGGAGCGGGTGGGGATAGCTTTAACCGCTCGAGAGGGGTTGAAAGCCGTGAGGGAGGGCTTCCTCTACACTGCGAGCTATGTCTCGGTCCGCTGCGACTACATAGCTGTTGAGATCGGCTCGGATAGTGGCGCAGCGCCTGGTTCGCTAGCCCGCCTCAACGGAGCTGCAGCGGCGGTGGGTGGCGAAGGCAGAGTTGCCAGACTCGAGGTCCTAGGCGTTGACGGGGGCGTGGCAGAGCTTGTAGCCGGCTCGGAGTTCGAAGGAGGCTACGCGGTGCTTCTTTCGCCGCTCGTTTTGCGCAGCCCGATGAGAATCGAGAGGAAGGGTGGTAGGGTGAGCGTGAAAGTGGGGGATAAGTGCTTCCTCGAGCTAATCAGCGGCACTGTAGGCCTCAGGGGGTTGGGCTTCAGCATCGCCGAGAGGTCGAGGAAGCCCGTGTACCCAGCGATACTCGAGGGATCGATCGTCAAGCTCTGTGAGGGTCAGCGCTACACGAGGGACGTGGGCCCCTACGCGAACGTACCCGGAGGAGCGCTGCTCGAGCTACTGGGGAGGATAGGTTACGGGAGCCTTGCTGCGCTCGGGTGA
- a CDS encoding ribbon-helix-helix protein, CopG family yields MTTVKVSVSLPGDLLKRVDALCRQLGVSRSELIARVLEEKLGAGERSPRYPTVLWKLSTTGYLRLRSPRLRGRSIRERWVVEEVEEE; encoded by the coding sequence ATGACCACTGTTAAGGTGAGCGTGAGCCTCCCGGGGGACCTTTTGAAGAGGGTGGACGCCCTCTGCAGGCAGCTGGGGGTGTCGAGGAGCGAGCTCATAGCGAGGGTGCTGGAGGAGAAGCTGGGGGCGGGCGAGAGGAGCCCCAGGTACCCCACGGTTTTGTGGAAGCTGAGCACGACCGGCTACCTCAGGCTCAGGTCCCCGCGGCTCCGCGGCAGGTCGATCAGGGAGAGGTGGGTCGTCGAGGAGGTTGAGGAGGAGTGA
- the cas10 gene encoding type III-B CRISPR-associated protein Cas10/Cmr2 encodes MSEELFRLKIAALLHDPPEKPWLLLGMEPHEEAALEYVKELAGFGDIPREVREADRLASSIDRYVLSIIMGERYVRGFMPCRKLVLKNPINPLFQVELPEKLPAEQVKGFRKRLFDALSKIADAKLRYLLLYALYEVLWIDQDLPVGPAETRVPTHTVFDHNYATAAALNWMASDARKGLLVGLDVAGVQAFVASSRKLRDAWVSSYLVSALVWYTILPLVEQLGPDVVVTPSLRLNPFFLHWLSHKVRSCPKEELPPSLPNELDKATKYAYMGDEYLLELYKGFCVPPYACVPERATLILPPTEELKGILGDDVAPALESRFRQGWRSLWRAIRAYAEERAKDEEGELVWKFIARVFSYYGGEYEKALFHEVPPLQLRVEVVEVELEGQEYWRTYSEKYNELASRLAQRKYRRVEPEAELQVDQLTEAAFARGIGFPRRSPRGFEYCTSCGRLPALLVLPSGEGERPEEEEYGFYVYGAVVRGWESAKIEELWRRIRDAMARGEKESELDSFTQWLDNHKVKIDLRGLKTIFAPGERLCAWCFAKRVLSLEPRLLNILLLGEDEEYVRRLAKEPRTPQRASFGFPSTPDVASLRLREKLVESIRKGTVPAQSLQNQLTAHFPLLFDVLRAVAREARPWLAEMELEGKVKELKLSRDPESLLLGLLKADAETLWLSSDKELRTRWSSLIREWGLAGYLWSYYGIVRADGDNIGKLLVGDVSALHGLEDDPAELGTLLAGILKASGACEFEKLLAALLEEDEERWQAALRQWSASLSGQLSESEDEVRRRLTRARQVVEEIRRKRAIPVSISYHFSISSALSRIAILEAVAVSKLGGFIVYAGGDDLMAFAPVDSLAKLVCISRRIFAGAPIDRCRAEKTPGGEKRASTAGERHESGQPHLTSGGVQVSPEKGFIRVRSAWLPALPGVGRSYCALLAHYLYPLHLALDRAGSALEDAKARVRTTCTHKGRKERLTKDTAAFAYVPRGGVELSFVPLTLNRGFHVAEGSVSAEDYLREVSLTAKAVDGLLRSVSPLLGEQLYSSSLLYDVESVGSNLVEAARRYVELVETLVDFVLKRNLARRRERREAERIRWDELSELICELDKHESMKFRTSVVEAETGGREEAAHIFTAIVRSARNLRGGMR; translated from the coding sequence ATGAGTGAGGAGCTTTTCAGGCTTAAGATCGCTGCGCTTCTTCACGATCCTCCGGAAAAGCCCTGGCTGCTGCTGGGCATGGAGCCGCACGAGGAGGCAGCACTCGAGTACGTGAAGGAGCTAGCCGGCTTCGGGGATATTCCGAGAGAGGTCAGGGAGGCGGATAGGCTGGCGTCGAGCATCGACAGGTACGTCCTCTCGATCATAATGGGCGAGAGGTACGTCCGGGGGTTCATGCCCTGCAGGAAGCTGGTCCTGAAGAACCCTATCAACCCGCTCTTCCAAGTGGAGCTGCCAGAAAAGCTGCCCGCGGAGCAGGTTAAGGGATTCAGGAAGAGGCTCTTCGATGCCTTAAGCAAGATTGCAGATGCGAAGTTGAGGTACCTGCTGCTCTACGCGCTCTACGAGGTTCTCTGGATCGACCAGGACCTACCTGTAGGGCCGGCGGAGACGAGGGTCCCCACCCACACGGTGTTCGACCACAACTACGCCACTGCCGCGGCCCTCAACTGGATGGCGAGCGACGCCAGGAAGGGTCTTCTCGTGGGGCTCGACGTGGCCGGCGTCCAGGCCTTCGTGGCGTCGAGCAGGAAGCTTAGGGACGCGTGGGTGTCCAGCTACCTCGTCTCGGCGCTGGTCTGGTACACCATCCTCCCGCTAGTGGAGCAGCTGGGGCCCGACGTCGTGGTGACCCCCTCGCTCAGGCTCAACCCGTTCTTCCTGCACTGGCTCTCCCACAAGGTGCGTAGCTGTCCGAAGGAGGAGCTTCCACCCAGCTTACCTAACGAGCTGGATAAGGCGACGAAGTACGCGTACATGGGGGATGAGTACCTGCTGGAACTGTACAAGGGCTTTTGTGTCCCACCGTACGCTTGCGTGCCCGAGAGGGCGACGCTTATCCTCCCGCCCACGGAGGAGCTCAAGGGCATCCTCGGGGATGATGTAGCTCCAGCACTCGAAAGCAGGTTTAGGCAGGGCTGGCGCAGCCTGTGGCGGGCGATCCGCGCGTACGCGGAGGAGAGAGCGAAAGACGAAGAGGGGGAGCTCGTTTGGAAGTTTATCGCTAGAGTCTTCAGCTACTACGGCGGAGAGTACGAGAAGGCCCTGTTCCACGAGGTGCCGCCGCTCCAACTCAGGGTGGAGGTGGTCGAGGTTGAGCTGGAGGGGCAAGAGTACTGGCGTACCTACAGCGAAAAGTACAACGAGCTGGCTTCGAGGCTAGCTCAGCGCAAGTACAGGAGGGTCGAACCTGAAGCTGAGCTGCAGGTCGACCAGCTCACGGAAGCGGCCTTCGCTAGGGGCATAGGCTTCCCCCGCCGCTCGCCTAGAGGCTTCGAGTACTGCACCTCCTGTGGAAGGCTGCCAGCCCTTCTTGTGCTGCCCTCGGGGGAGGGCGAGCGCCCCGAAGAGGAGGAGTACGGCTTCTACGTGTACGGTGCTGTGGTGAGGGGCTGGGAGAGCGCCAAAATCGAGGAGCTGTGGAGGAGGATTAGAGATGCTATGGCTCGCGGAGAGAAGGAGTCAGAGCTCGACAGCTTCACCCAATGGCTGGATAACCACAAAGTTAAGATTGATCTTCGGGGCCTTAAGACGATCTTCGCGCCCGGAGAGAGGCTCTGCGCCTGGTGCTTCGCGAAGAGGGTCCTCAGCCTCGAGCCACGACTACTCAACATACTACTCTTAGGCGAGGATGAGGAATACGTTCGACGGCTCGCCAAGGAACCCCGAACACCTCAGAGAGCTAGCTTCGGCTTCCCATCCACACCTGACGTGGCTTCGCTTCGGCTTAGGGAGAAGCTCGTTGAGAGCATAAGGAAGGGGACCGTCCCAGCGCAGAGTCTTCAGAATCAGCTTACAGCTCATTTCCCCCTGCTTTTCGATGTTCTCAGAGCAGTCGCGAGAGAGGCCAGGCCCTGGCTCGCTGAAATGGAGCTGGAGGGAAAGGTTAAGGAGTTGAAGCTGAGTAGGGATCCGGAGAGCCTGCTGCTCGGGCTTCTTAAGGCGGACGCTGAAACGCTCTGGCTCTCCAGCGACAAGGAGTTGAGGACCCGCTGGAGTTCGCTCATACGCGAGTGGGGTCTCGCTGGCTACCTGTGGAGCTACTATGGCATCGTTCGGGCTGACGGCGACAACATTGGTAAGCTGCTCGTAGGCGATGTTTCGGCGCTGCACGGCCTGGAGGATGACCCTGCTGAGCTAGGAACCTTGCTCGCGGGAATCCTGAAGGCTTCCGGAGCTTGCGAGTTCGAGAAGCTGCTCGCCGCGCTGCTAGAGGAAGATGAGGAGAGGTGGCAGGCTGCCCTGAGGCAGTGGTCGGCATCCCTCTCGGGGCAGCTGAGCGAGAGCGAGGATGAGGTGAGAAGGCGGCTGACCCGCGCCAGGCAGGTGGTAGAGGAAATTCGACGCAAGCGCGCGATTCCTGTAAGCATATCCTACCACTTCTCGATCAGCAGCGCCCTATCCAGAATCGCGATCCTCGAAGCGGTGGCGGTCTCGAAGCTAGGAGGCTTCATCGTCTACGCCGGCGGCGATGATCTGATGGCGTTCGCCCCAGTTGACTCTCTGGCAAAGCTGGTCTGCATCAGCAGGCGCATCTTCGCGGGAGCCCCTATCGATAGATGCCGCGCCGAGAAGACGCCTGGCGGTGAAAAGCGAGCTTCTACGGCGGGAGAGCGGCACGAGTCCGGGCAGCCGCACTTGACCAGCGGTGGAGTACAAGTCTCGCCGGAAAAAGGCTTTATCAGGGTGAGGAGTGCCTGGCTACCGGCCCTGCCGGGCGTAGGTAGGAGCTACTGCGCGCTGCTTGCTCACTATCTTTACCCGCTGCACCTGGCGCTCGATCGCGCGGGCTCAGCGCTCGAGGATGCCAAGGCTAGAGTTCGCACCACCTGCACGCATAAGGGGAGGAAAGAGAGGCTCACAAAGGACACGGCTGCTTTCGCATACGTGCCGAGAGGGGGTGTGGAGCTCTCCTTCGTTCCGCTGACGCTGAACAGGGGCTTCCACGTCGCGGAGGGGAGCGTTAGCGCTGAAGACTACCTCCGCGAGGTATCCTTAACCGCCAAGGCCGTTGACGGCCTGCTCCGCTCGGTGTCCCCGCTTCTTGGCGAGCAGCTGTACTCCTCTAGCCTCCTCTACGACGTGGAAAGCGTGGGCAGTAACCTCGTGGAAGCCGCCAGGCGCTACGTGGAGCTCGTTGAAACGCTGGTGGACTTCGTCCTTAAGAGGAACTTGGCGCGCAGGAGGGAGAGAAGAGAGGCTGAGAGAATCAGGTGGGATGAACTCTCAGAGCTCATCTGCGAGCTGGATAAGCATGAGAGCATGAAGTTCAGGACTAGCGTGGTGGAGGCGGAGACGGGAGGGAGAGAGGAAGCCGCGCACATTTTCACAGCTATCGTTCGCTCCGCGAGGAATCTGAGGGGTGGGATGCGGTGA
- the cmr4 gene encoding type III-B CRISPR module RAMP protein Cmr4, whose product MAQPHQHLIRVPSAYQLADLVLIEAVTHVHAGVGRAGGVVDLPVQRDEYGYPCIYASSLKGALKTALLWALVKEKNDLTLARRAAEALLGPEPEPEESFESSVAVLDARLVAMPVRSLRGVYAYVTSPVLLSSFLEYSRLHGANGDLLKDVESLLKEAKGVNRGSCLCVGSKDQLVVNELESKIILLEELWLTPQEARSGGELSKALGLDKPLLVLHDDEARHAIDRGLLRLTRVRLRRDTKTVEEGGLWSEEYVPAKTRFATVFLFKKPPLAEKFVTSLLGRQSEGERGQQRVDDTAYLEALVKLGLLNDSTRKRVEEALQKNDLAGATAHLASSVRERVKELLANHLKGYVVLGGHETIGKGIVRLQVVSA is encoded by the coding sequence ATGGCTCAGCCTCACCAGCATTTGATTAGGGTTCCGTCCGCCTACCAGCTGGCTGATCTGGTTCTCATCGAGGCTGTGACGCACGTTCACGCTGGTGTAGGACGCGCTGGCGGCGTCGTTGACCTCCCCGTGCAGAGGGACGAGTACGGCTATCCCTGCATCTACGCTAGCAGCTTGAAGGGTGCTCTGAAGACTGCGCTGCTCTGGGCTCTCGTGAAGGAGAAGAACGATTTAACGCTCGCGAGGAGGGCTGCCGAAGCTCTTCTAGGGCCGGAGCCCGAGCCCGAGGAGAGCTTCGAGTCCAGCGTCGCGGTTCTCGATGCGCGGCTCGTAGCAATGCCCGTGCGCAGCCTCAGGGGCGTGTACGCCTACGTGACCTCACCGGTGCTCCTCAGTAGCTTCCTCGAGTACTCTCGCCTCCACGGCGCAAACGGGGACCTGCTGAAGGATGTGGAGTCGCTCTTGAAAGAAGCAAAGGGAGTGAATAGGGGTTCCTGCCTCTGCGTGGGGAGCAAGGATCAGCTCGTCGTGAACGAGCTGGAAAGCAAGATTATCCTGCTGGAGGAGTTGTGGCTCACTCCTCAGGAGGCGAGAAGCGGCGGCGAGCTCAGCAAAGCCCTAGGTCTCGACAAGCCCTTGCTGGTGCTCCACGACGATGAAGCCAGGCACGCGATCGACCGGGGGCTTCTGAGGCTCACGAGGGTCAGGTTGAGGAGGGATACGAAGACCGTGGAGGAGGGAGGCCTCTGGAGCGAGGAGTACGTGCCGGCTAAAACGAGGTTCGCTACGGTGTTCCTCTTCAAGAAGCCGCCCCTCGCTGAGAAGTTCGTGACGAGCCTTCTGGGTAGGCAGAGCGAGGGCGAACGGGGCCAGCAGCGAGTCGATGATACAGCATACCTCGAAGCTCTCGTGAAGCTCGGCCTGCTAAACGATTCGACGAGAAAGAGGGTAGAGGAAGCTCTGCAGAAGAACGATCTAGCGGGTGCCACCGCGCATCTCGCCAGCAGCGTGAGAGAGCGAGTGAAGGAGCTTCTTGCCAACCATCTGAAGGGATACGTTGTGCTCGGCGGTCACGAGACGATCGGTAAGGGTATCGTAAGGCTTCAGGTGGTTAGCGCATGA
- the cmr6 gene encoding type III-B CRISPR module RAMP protein Cmr6: protein MSRFRSEKRQEFFHEIELIAGDSSNLSLFSYATLAGARVAMLSESDRPKKKRIFLERICRMSCGSLHHVKAYIRDVKEALLVNGFQVKECRIVSVARGLVGTGEAFGKALFEIGLAFDPLLNVPLIPASSLKGAFRHALRKRFGEGAAERVFGGAQEGVGLVGVTDAYPVRARGRLLEPDILAPHYPETEQLETELDVEPNPVPFPTIAPGVEFVFYIYFNKGLPAALDERRKLRVTRELAGKGAGFEIFEGDLAEALKNVSGKVHPDLIPLVDCAVIYALTQGVGAKTSVGYTRFKLLEYRSVT from the coding sequence ATGAGCAGGTTCAGATCAGAGAAGAGACAGGAATTCTTTCACGAAATCGAGCTAATCGCAGGGGATTCGAGCAACCTTAGCCTGTTTTCATACGCAACGCTTGCTGGTGCCCGAGTAGCGATGCTGAGCGAATCTGATAGACCAAAGAAGAAACGCATATTCCTTGAAAGGATCTGTAGGATGAGCTGCGGGAGCTTGCACCACGTGAAGGCTTACATAAGGGATGTTAAGGAGGCGCTTCTAGTAAACGGCTTCCAGGTCAAGGAGTGTAGGATCGTAAGCGTAGCAAGGGGACTTGTTGGAACGGGGGAAGCGTTCGGCAAGGCTCTCTTCGAGATCGGGCTAGCTTTCGACCCCCTGCTTAATGTTCCCTTAATCCCCGCTTCTAGTCTGAAGGGAGCTTTCAGGCACGCCTTGAGAAAGAGATTCGGTGAAGGCGCTGCTGAGCGAGTTTTCGGCGGTGCGCAAGAAGGCGTGGGGCTTGTGGGTGTAACCGATGCTTACCCAGTGAGAGCCAGGGGCCGCCTCCTCGAGCCCGATATTTTGGCACCGCACTACCCTGAGACCGAGCAGTTGGAGACGGAGCTGGATGTTGAGCCGAATCCCGTACCCTTTCCGACGATAGCTCCGGGTGTTGAATTCGTTTTTTACATCTACTTTAACAAGGGGCTTCCAGCTGCTCTGGACGAGAGGCGAAAGTTAAGAGTTACACGTGAGTTGGCGGGAAAGGGCGCTGGTTTTGAAATCTTCGAGGGCGACTTAGCTGAAGCCCTCAAAAACGTTAGTGGCAAGGTACATCCAGACCTGATCCCCCTCGTCGACTGCGCCGTTATCTACGCTCTCACGCAGGGGGTCGGAGCGAAGACTTCGGTCGGATACACACGCTTTAAGCTGCTCGAGTACAGGTCGGTGACGTAA
- the cmr1 gene encoding type III-B CRISPR module RAMP protein Cmr1 gives MSYADPFEALQNEIRSGDLVCSLELRAVTPLLIGGYDTFTCHGDLGREGLRPLSIKGVWRWWARVLASAAIHRRFGKFPSLEGADRVVAKVLGTIRGRASPSKYQIVVTELDVRTTSLEGYKSVARLGLLELGGRGILEDRALGLGSRLRVDLYRQADTRRDEDAFAVASLLLALTFGGVGKATSRGFGKLVPTQMRCDLAEATKVFNSLRRLNNEREVLSGAKLQSDFIAKTVESTLNTCVELTAPLVENMENAAQHECPLIETPEEGYYRVFVANKLFNGDLDALQAIGRATLKMYWKALDFVRKRIPPRDALRKARSITGKAYRTWILGLPRWQEPKKRRLTGYLAEIGERDPKTVRRKSPVIFVPMGIPIGSRYYVIVLGFKTCDWSRAMMKYRSLRRSEREATDIPNIDAAFNQAMDYIKGILETEWE, from the coding sequence GTGAGCTATGCAGATCCTTTCGAGGCCCTGCAGAACGAGATTAGAAGCGGAGATCTCGTTTGCAGCCTAGAGTTGAGAGCTGTCACCCCGCTGCTCATCGGCGGTTACGATACGTTTACCTGTCACGGGGATCTAGGTAGAGAGGGGCTAAGGCCCCTCTCCATTAAAGGCGTGTGGAGGTGGTGGGCTCGCGTCCTAGCCTCAGCCGCCATCCATAGACGCTTCGGCAAGTTTCCAAGCCTAGAGGGCGCCGACAGGGTCGTAGCGAAAGTGCTTGGAACTATACGCGGAAGGGCAAGCCCTTCTAAGTACCAGATAGTCGTAACGGAGCTCGATGTGAGAACTACCTCGTTGGAGGGGTACAAGAGTGTTGCACGCCTAGGGCTTCTTGAGCTAGGCGGAAGGGGCATCTTAGAGGATAGAGCCCTGGGATTGGGTAGCCGCTTACGCGTAGATCTCTACAGGCAGGCAGATACGCGCCGTGACGAGGACGCTTTCGCAGTCGCTTCGCTGCTACTGGCTCTAACCTTTGGTGGGGTTGGAAAAGCAACGAGCCGCGGCTTCGGAAAGCTAGTGCCAACTCAAATGCGTTGTGATCTGGCTGAGGCAACGAAAGTTTTCAACAGCTTGAGGAGGTTAAACAACGAAAGGGAGGTGCTCAGCGGGGCGAAGCTTCAGTCGGACTTTATTGCGAAGACCGTTGAGAGCACACTAAATACCTGCGTCGAACTTACGGCTCCGCTCGTGGAGAATATGGAAAACGCAGCACAACACGAATGTCCTTTGATCGAGACCCCCGAGGAGGGCTACTATAGAGTTTTTGTAGCTAACAAATTATTTAACGGAGATCTAGATGCTCTCCAAGCAATCGGAAGAGCTACGTTAAAGATGTATTGGAAAGCGCTGGATTTCGTCAGGAAGAGAATTCCTCCGCGTGATGCTTTGCGAAAAGCACGGTCTATTACCGGTAAAGCGTATCGCACATGGATCCTCGGTCTACCCAGGTGGCAGGAACCAAAAAAGAGGCGGCTTACGGGGTACTTAGCTGAGATTGGCGAAAGAGACCCAAAAACCGTCCGAAGAAAATCGCCAGTTATTTTCGTTCCGATGGGAATCCCCATTGGTAGTCGCTACTACGTCATCGTACTAGGCTTTAAAACATGCGACTGGAGCAGAGCAATGATGAAATACCGGAGCCTGCGCAGAAGTGAGAGGGAGGCCACGGATATTCCCAATATTGACGCTGCTTTCAATCAAGCTATGGACTACATCAAAGGTATATTGGAAACTGAATGGGAGTGA
- a CDS encoding type III-B CRISPR module-associated protein Cmr5 has product MSAEQLRDPVRAALSIFTSIKRELESTAQSKELGRKLRARARDAPELVEGIGLVPTLSFFYSKKKDTDYKLMLKAILLYLKEIGVLGPARDVDNLLEKGGTDAMVEVLLELRGESTAIVPILRPFLVEFKRLCEATWEEGERQ; this is encoded by the coding sequence ATGAGCGCTGAACAGCTTAGGGATCCGGTGAGAGCTGCACTCAGTATTTTCACGAGCATTAAAAGGGAGCTTGAATCGACAGCTCAGAGCAAGGAGCTGGGTCGCAAGCTTCGTGCGCGAGCCAGGGACGCCCCCGAGCTAGTGGAGGGGATAGGATTAGTCCCGACGCTGAGCTTCTTTTACAGCAAGAAGAAAGACACAGACTACAAGCTGATGCTTAAAGCAATCCTGCTCTACCTGAAGGAAATCGGAGTTCTAGGCCCAGCGAGGGACGTTGATAATCTTCTGGAGAAAGGTGGCACGGATGCAATGGTTGAGGTACTGCTCGAGCTTAGAGGAGAGAGTACGGCGATTGTACCAATTCTCAGGCCTTTCCTAGTGGAATTCAAGCGGCTCTGTGAAGCCACCTGGGAAGAGGGGGAACGGCAGTGA
- a CDS encoding HEPN domain-containing protein: protein MPVRGEALDWLAEARADLRHAEVSISVGDYNWACFAARQAAEKALKALILHALGEYAPGARPRQALPQG, encoded by the coding sequence ATGCCCGTAAGGGGTGAGGCGCTGGATTGGCTAGCGGAGGCTAGAGCAGACCTCCGCCACGCGGAGGTGAGCATCAGCGTGGGCGACTACAACTGGGCTTGCTTCGCGGCCCGGCAGGCGGCCGAGAAGGCGTTGAAGGCTTTGATACTGCACGCGCTGGGCGAGTACGCCCCGGGGGCACGACCTCGTCAAGCTCTACCGCAAGGCTAG
- a CDS encoding nucleotidyltransferase domain-containing protein, with translation MRSRKLFKTRREVLEALERLARELGATVYLFGSYARGDHTLESDVDVVVVCERFEGMEYADRVALVRLKLPRELGFDIVALTPREFSERAGRAFFKEISRYWVEIKP, from the coding sequence ATGAGGTCGCGAAAGCTCTTCAAGACCCGTAGGGAGGTCCTTGAGGCGCTGGAGAGGCTCGCCAGGGAGCTCGGCGCGACGGTGTACCTTTTCGGGAGCTACGCGAGGGGGGATCACACGCTTGAGAGCGACGTGGACGTGGTCGTCGTGTGCGAGCGCTTCGAGGGCATGGAGTACGCGGACAGGGTTGCGCTCGTGAGGCTGAAGCTGCCGCGGGAACTGGGCTTCGACATAGTAGCCTTAACGCCCAGAGAGTTCAGCGAGAGAGCGGGGCGCGCCTTCTTCAAGGAGATATCGAGATACTGGGTCGAGATCAAGCCGTAG